Proteins found in one Miscanthus floridulus cultivar M001 chromosome 4, ASM1932011v1, whole genome shotgun sequence genomic segment:
- the LOC136550213 gene encoding protein RRP6-like 3 isoform X2 — MVCMQLYAKEIESPPGASSATSILSRNLQTHGFDSKKYSEVKDLVWKFCAWRDLMARMHDESLRYVLSDQAIAALAVSLPKGPTEVFAVIAETDLSISSMYPSLSSPSPLVVAHVKELCYLLDDITTSMGGIFKSLLEKYKDPSGLCRLSVYNYNFITHLSLKQTNMFSFAPSGEKLLTAPPNKKASRDLFIKKFSCKSPVYHNCRIYASDGRLLCYCDRKNWNGLFLKYIPISYLHAYSMNEELFCQTDELFYPRYVQRNLAKLIEDSPPAIMLLFEPKGRPEDEDNEFYIQSKKNICVGCGEKSHYIRYRIIPSCYRMHFPEHLKSHRSHDIVLLCVDCHEIAHSAAEKYKRRIAEEFGIPLFVQKIMNLGDISLITNTSVSEDKLNGTGVSPLQLRTAAMALLRHGSTMPLKRCEELMQIVKSYYGGRDVTPEDLEMALLVGMSPHERRRLEKKKGYSFRAQAQNIIRKSSSNTISEDSGRGSENCHALSERFSEDGTESNGQPEFDETEERNQLENLTLSQGSSSLPVGMEDTTFDHDTATLETDTNQQARGACTPGNSHLDRELSIRDNSSQVISKNAEKKISLLGHGHHGKQVVELLLSNDGEEAINHFCQRWRQIFVEAVHPRYLPSGWNINHSGRRDFGDFSVYKPPRKDPQSARD; from the exons GCTCGGATGCATGATGAAAGCTTACGATATGTTCTGTCTGACCAAGCTATAGCTGCCCTTGCTGTTAGTCTTCCAAAAGGCCCAACAGAGGTGTTTGCTGTCATAGCAGAAACTGACCTAAGCATTTCAAGTATGTACCCTTCCTTGTCATCACCGTCACCTCTTGTTGTGGCTCATGTCAAAGAACTCTGTTATCTGCTGGATGACATCACTACCAGCATGGGCGGCATCTTTAAAAGTTTACTAGAGAAGTATAAAGATCCAAGTGGATTATGTCGACTATCAGTTTATAATTACAACTTTATAACACACCTAAGTTTGAAGCAAACAAATATGTTTTCCTTTGCTCCAAGTGGAGAGAAGTTGCTGACAGCACCGCCTAATAAAAAGGCTTCACGGGATTTATTCATTAAAAAGTTCTCCTGCAAGTCCCCGGTATATCACAATTGCAGGATTTATGCTAGTGATGGAAGACTACTTTGCTACTGTGACCGCAAAAATTGGAATGGTTTGTTTCTTAAATATATTCCCATTAGCTATTTACATGCATATAGCATGAATGAAGAATTATTTTGTCAAACTGATGAGCTTTTCTATCCCAGGTACGTTCAACGTAATTTGGCGAAATTGATTGAAGATAGTCCTCCAGCAATCATGCTTCTCTTTGAACCTAAAGGTCGTCCAGAGGATGAAGATAATGAGTTCTATATTCAGAGCAAGAAAAATATTTGTGTGGGCTGTGGAGAAAAGAGCCATTATATTAGATACAGAATAATACCGTCATGCTACAGGATGCATTTTCCAGAACATCTGAAGAGCCATCGTTCACATGATATTGTACTTCTTTGTGTAGACTGTCATGAAATAGCTCATTCAGCAGCTGAGAAATACAAGAGGCGAATAGCAGAAGAATTTGGAATACCCCTTTTTGTGCAAAAGATAATGAACTTGGGTGATATAAGTTTGATTACCAACACATCAGTATCTGAAGATAAATTGAATGGAACAGGTGTCTCCCCATTGCAGCTGAGGACTGCTGCCATGGCTCTTCTACGTCATGGATCCACTATGCCGTTGAAGAGATGTGAAGAGCTAATGCAG ATTGTAAAATCATACTATGGTGGTAGGGATGTGACTCCTGAAGACCTCGAGATGGCATTACTTGTTGGTATGAGTCCTCATGAGCGAAGGCGTCTTGAAAAGAAAAAGGGCTATTCGTTTAGAGCTCAGGCTCAAAATATTATTAGAAAGAGCAGCAGCAATACCATCTCAGAAGACAGTGGACGTGGATCAGAAAATTGTCATGCCTTATCTGAGCGATTTTCTGAGGATGGAACTGAGAGTAATGGTCAACCAGAGTTTGATGAGACAGAGGAACGAAACCAGCTAGAGAATTTAACCCTGAGCCAGGGAAGCTCAAGTTTGCCAGTCGGCATGGAGGACACCACTTTTGATCATGACACTGCGACACTTGAGACAGATACCAATCAGCAAGCAAGAGGCGCCTGCACTCCTGGAAACAGCCATCTCGACAGGGAACTATCCATCCGTGACAATTCTAGCCAGGTCATTTCCAAGAATGCTGAGAAGAAGATTTCCCTGTTGGGTCATGGGCATCACGGTAAACAAGTTGTGGAACTTTTGCTTTCCAATGACGGGGAGGAAGCTATTAACCACTTTTGCCAAAGATGGAGGCAGATCTTTGTTGAGGCTGTTCACCCCCGTTATTTACCTTCTGGCTGGAATATTAACCACAG TGGACGGCGGGATTTCGGTGACTTCAGTGTCTACAAGCCACCAAGGAAAGATCCTCAATCTgcaagggattag
- the LOC136550214 gene encoding ATP synthase subunit gamma, chloroplastic — MSCSHLSTAWSSSALASSASSTRGRSAPRSGLVVRCSLRELRTRIDSVKNTQKITEAMKLVAAAKVRRAQEAVVSSRPFSEALVEVLYNMNQEIQMEDIDLPLTRTRPVKKVALVVLTGERGLCGSFNNNVLKKAEARIEELKQLGLQYSVISVGKKGNAYFQRRPYIPLERDLEVNGVPTVKDSQAICDLVYSLFVSEEVDKVELLYSKFVSLVRSDPIIQTLLPMSPKGEICDINGVCVDATEDELFRLTTKEGKLTVEREKVKIETQPFSPVVQFEQDPVQILDALLPLYLNSQILRALQESLASELAARMSAMSSATDNAIELAKNLSIAYNRQRQAKITGEILEIVAGAEALA, encoded by the coding sequence ATGTCGTGCTCCCACCTCTCCACCGCCTGGTCCTCCTCGGCGCTCGCCAGCAGCGCCTCCTCCACCCGGGGGCGCTCCGCCCCGCGCTCGGGCctcgtggtgcggtgctccctccgCGAGCTCCGCACCCGCATCGACTCCGTCAAGAACACGCAGAAGATCACGGAGGCCATGAAGCTGGTGGCCGCCGCCAAGGTCCGGCGCGCGCAAGAGGCCGTCGTCTCCTCCCGCCCCTTCTCGGAGGCCCTGGTGGAGGTGCTCTACAACATGAACCAGGAGATCCAGATGGAGGACATCGACCTGCCCCTCACCCGCACCCGCCCCGTCAAGAAGGTGGCGCTCGTCGTCCTGACCGGCGAGCGCGGCCTCTGCGGGAGCTTCAACAACAACGTGCTCAAGAAGGCGGAGGCCCGCATCGAGGAGCTCAAGCAGCTGGGTCTTCAGTACAGCGTCATCAGCGTGGGGAAGAAGGGCAACGCCTACTTCCAGCGCCGCCCCTACATCCCgctggagcgggacctggagGTGAACGGCGTGCCCACCGTCAAGGACTCGCAGGCCATCTGCGACCTCGTCTACTCGCTCTTCGTCTCGGAGGAGGTGGACAAGGTGGAGCTGCTCTACTCCAAGTTCGTATCGCTCGTGCGCTCCGACCCCATCATCCAGACGCTGCTCCCCATGTCCCCCAAGGGCGAGATCTGCGACATCAACGGCGTCTGCGTGGACGCCACCGAAGACGAGCTCTTCCGCCTCACCACGAAGGAGGGCAAGCTCACCGTGGAGCGCGAGAAGGTGAAGATCGAGACGCAGCCCTTCTCCCCCGTGGTGCAGTTCGAGCAGGACCCGGTACAGATCCTCGACGCGCTGCTCCCGCTCTACCTCAACAGCCAGATCCTCCGTGCCCTGCAGGAGTCGCTCGCCAGCGAGCTCGCCGCCCGGATGAGCGCCATGAGCAGCGCCACCGACAACGCCATCGAGCTCGCCAagaacctctccatcgcctacaacCGACAGCGCCAGGCCAAGATCACCGGGGAGATCCTCGAGATCGTCGCCGGTGCCGAAGCCCTCGCCTGA